AGCCGGCAGCACTGCCTTCCAGTCCTGGCCTCTGTCAGCCTGGGGACCTCTGTGTAGTACTGACGTCGGGGAGGGGGTCCCTCTCGGGCCAGGCCCGCTGCAGACGAATTGGGAAGACCTCCCTTGCCACCTGCTGCAGCTTCGGCCTGCATTCGGTCAGTCCAGTCTGCGTGCCCACGGCGCCGCCCACCCGCGACGCCTGCGCACGCTGCAGGGGCAGCTCCGCCCACCCAACCTGGTGACCGGGTTCCTTCCCGTGCACACAGCCTCGGGGCACCTGCTGAGCGGCAGCTCCGCGAGGTAGGTTCTTCATTCCTCCCATTTCGCAGAGGATGGCTCAGTCAGCCCGTCCAAAGTCGCGCAGCTGGTTCGGGCCGAGCCCCGACTGCGAGAGTCAGCCACATGGCCCCTGCAGACCGGGCCTTGGAGGGTCCCAGGCTTGAGGACCCATCGGCCCCCCACTCCTTTGGAAAGGCAAGGAGAGGAGCCTGCGCTGGTAGTGAGCTTCCACTTCCGCCCTTGACTGCAACACCTTAGGGTAGGGGGCTGGGAAAGACCATTGCCTTCAATTTTTTAATAGAATTATTGTGTTTCTGGCCCTTCCCTAACTTCTGAGGTTCCCTAATGGATTCAGGTACTTCTCTCCCAACCCCATTTCCCTAGCCACTGAGGCAGAGATGTAGAGGCCCTGACCCAGTGTAAAGAACTAAATTCTGGGAGTTGCAGCAAAGAGAGGTTCATGAATCTGGGAGGCTTATGGATGAGGTGGGTTTGAAGCACAGGTTGAGGAGTGCAGTGCCCTGGGACAACAGGCAGCCCCCATTACCAAGCTATTACTCTTACTCGTCCCTATTCCTTCATTTTGAATGTCTGGGAACTCTTCTACATTAGGAAAGGGGACACTGAGGGGCAGGGTGGTGCTGGGGTTGACTTGGCTGGGGTGGTGGGAATAGGGGTGGGGTCTGACCTCTCTACCTTCCGGTCTGTGCCCACAGTGCCCTCCTGGCTTAGTCATGGCGAAGCTCGAGACACTGCCCGTGCGTGCTGACCCAGGGCGGGATCCCCTCCTGGCCTTTGCCCCGCGGCCCTCTGAGCTTGGACCCCCAGACCCCCGCCTGGCCATGGGCAGTGTGGGCAGTGGGGTGGCCCATGCCCAAGAGTTCGCCATGAAGAGCGTGGGCACCCGCACAGGGGGTGGGGGCAACCAGGGCAGTTTCCCAGGCCCCCGAGGCAGTGGCAGTGGGACCAGCAGGGAGAGGCCAGGCCGATACCCCTCAGAGGACAAGGCTCTCGCCAACTCCCTCTACCTCAACGGCGAGCTGCGGGGCAGTGACCACACAGATGTCTGCGGCAATGTGGTGGGTAGCAGcggtggcagcagcagcagcggtgGCAGTGACAAGGCTCCACCACAGTATCGTGAGCCCAGCCACCCACCCAAGCTCCTGGCCACCTCTGGCAAGCTAGACCAGGTCAGTCTCTAGGGCCTGAGACCGTCACAACCTTTTTCTGGGGTGGGAAGTAGTTCAAAGAGATGGGCAAGGAGGGCTTTCTTGGAGGTTGGATCATAGGGGCCAGGAGGCAAGCTGGGCCAAAGAGCTATGGAGTGGGGCCCTGAGGCCAAGACCAGCTGGGGGATCCAGGACAGGGACCTGGCTTGGGGGAGATACCAAGTGGAAACCCACAGGGGTAGGATGTGGGGTTGAACAAGGCTCAGCTAAAGGGAAGAGGCTGAGCCAAGGTCAAGGACTCATTCTGATGCTCATTGCTCTTCCTTGCTTTTGCACAGTGCTCAGAACCACTAGTTCGGCCATCAGCCTTCAAGCCTGTTGTACCCAAGAATTTTCATTCCATGCAGAACTTGTGTCCCCCGCAGACCAATGGGACCCCTGAGGGACGACAGGGCCCTGGTGGCCTCAAGGGTGGACTGGAAAAATCTCGGACCATGACCCCAGCAGGCGGAAGTGGGGGCGGCCTCTCAGACTCAGGCCGGAACTCACTCACAAGCTTGCCCACTTACAGCTCCAGCTACAGCCAGCACCTGGCGCCCCTCAGTGCTTCCACCAGTCACATCAACCGCATTGGCACTGCCAGCTATGGCAGTGGCAGCAGTGGTGGGGGTTCGGGCTACCAGGACCTGGGGACTTCTGACAGTGGGCGGGCCTCCAGCAAGAGTGGGTCATCATCATCCATGGGGCGGCCAAGCCACCTGGGATCTGGGGAGGGTGGAGGTGGAGGCCTCCCATTTGCAGCCTGCTCACCACCCTCGCCCAGTGCACTGATCCAGGAGCTGGAGGAGCGGCTATGGGAGAAGGAGCAGGAGGTGGCAGCTCTGCGGCGCAGTCTGGAGCAGAGCGAGGCAGCTGTGGCCCAGGTGCTGGAGGAACGGCAGAAGGCGTGGGAGCGAGAGCTAGCCGAGCTGCGGCAGGGCTGTAGCGGGAAGCTGCAGCAGGTGGCCCGCCGTGCCCAGCGAGCCCAGCAGGGACTACAGCTGCAGGTGCTGCGGCTGCAGCAGGACAAGAAGCAACTTCAGGAAGAGGCGGCCCGGCTGATGCGGCAGCGGGAAGAGCTAGAGGACAAGGTGGCCGCCTGCCAGAAGGAGCAGGCCGACTTCCTGCCCCGGATGGAGAAAACTAAGTGGGAGGTGCGGGCTGGGGGCTCTGTCCTTTCCCCTCTGTCTCTCCTTCCTCTGACCCTCTGGAGAACCCCAGAGCAGTAGCCTACCCCTATTCAAAGGGTGAGAGAAAGGAATAGAGGGACCAGATTGATTTTGGAATGTCTATTAGGACATGAAACTCTCCCTGGGCTGATGTCAGATGAACCCTGTATGTCCTGAGTCCAGCAGGGAGGCCGGTGTGTTATCCTTGCTTGGTCTGATGGAGGGCTGAGCCTGAGTCCTGGGGAAGCTTGGTGGCCCAGGTGTTGGATATGGGGATTGGGTTGGGGTGAACAGAACTCTGCCTTTATCCTGGCTTCTTCTCCCACCTGCCCCTGCCCAGGTGTGCCAGAAGGCCGGGGAGATTTCCCTTCTGAAGCAGCAGCTGAAGGACTCGCAGGCTGATGTATCCCAGAAGCTGAGTGAGATTGTGGGTCTGCGCTCACAGCTGCGGGAGGGCCGGGCCTCACTGCGGGAGAAGGAGGAGCAGCTGCTCAGCCTGAGGGACTCCTTTGGCAGCAAACAGGCCAGCCTGGAGTTGGGTGAAGGTGAGCTGCCTGCCACGTGCCTCAAGCCTGCACTGACCCCCGTGGACCCTGCCGAACCACAGGAGGCACTGGCCACCTGCGAAAGTGATGAGGCCAAGATGCGCCGACAGGCTGGGGTGGCAGCTGCTGCCTCCTTAGTTTCCATGGACGGGGAGGTGGATGCTGGAGGGGAGAATGGGACACGGGCCCTAAGGCGGGAGGTGGGGCGGCTGCAGGCTGAGCTGGCAGCAGAGCGGAGAGCCCGGGAGCGCCAGGGCGCCAGCTTTGCAGAGGAGCGCCGCGTTTGGctggaggagaaagagaaggttATTGAGTATCAGAAGCAGCTGCAGTTGAGTTATGTGGAGATGTACCAGCGCAACCAGCAGCTGGAGCGGAGGCTGCGGGAGCGTGGGGCAGCAGGGGGTGCAAGCACTCCTACCCCGCAACATGGTGAGGAGAAGAAGGCCTGGACCCCTTCCCGCCTTGAACGCATTGAGTCCACAGAAATCTGATCCTCCACCTGGGCACGTGGCCTTCTGACAAGTGCCCtgtctcaaggccagagtccccaGCTTCCCCTCCATTCCATTTCCCTTCCCAATGTGCCCCATGTCCCCAGACCAAAGAGGTTCTTAGAGCAGCTGTGACAAGGCTCCTCCCTGCCCCCTCGTGCCCTCCCAGTTCCAGTACTGCCCCTGTGGGTAGCCACTGGGACCCTCCTCTCAAGGAGAGAATGGGGAAAGGGCAGAGTGCATAGGGATGAGAGCCCAGGCAGCAGGGAGCATGCCCCCTTTTTGGGCAGCCCCTTGTTGGAGATGGAGGCAGCAGGCCTGCAGTGCCATAAGATGCCCCAGACCCTCAGGGAGTCTGGGCTGCTGTTGTTGGCCACTTGTGTCTAGTGATGCTTTCTGTGCTCACTTCCTAGGCCGTGGAGCCTGAGGGGGCCTGCATGGGTCTGCCAAGGCCGACAGACCGTGGGCTCCTGGCCTCTCTCCTTCCTGTGGTGTTATCCCTCCCTGGGCAGATTGGCAGGACAAGTAGGAGCAGATGGCCTGCCTGTGTGGTTGAGAGGGCTACCTGCCCAGCCCCTCCCCCGTAAGGTCTCTTGGGTTCAGGCCTCAGAACCTGGCCTGGCCCTGAGTGTGTATTCCCTCTGTGTGTGTTGGGCTGAAAGCTCAGTGTCCAAGGGAGATCTTCCCTCATGTTCTTGCGAAGGGTCATCTGGAAGTTTCTACCTTCACCCTTCTGGCCAGGATCCTGCAGGGCAAGAGCCCCAGATGCTTGGCTTACCCCACACCCAGGGCCACTGTTGGCTCTAACTACAGCTATTAAGTGCTACCTGCCTCTCAGGCACTCCCCTTGCCCAGCTTCTGAGGTCAGATGAGTGTCTGTGATGTCTTCCTGTGTCTTCCCTCACTCACTTCCCCCAGTTTCCTGCTTTCATGCTCAGAACATCATCTTCCCAGGCTGCCTCTTCCCCAGAGTCTCACTTTTCTTCTAGTAGAAAATTCTGCTTGATCTTTGGTGCACTGCCCACTTCCCAGCTCTACTGGCCCAAGTCTGAGCCCGAGGCCCTTGTTTTGGGGTGCCAGGAGGGTTGGATGCAATTGCGCTTGAAGAACAAGGCTGACCTAAGAGGAACACTAACCTCTTGGTTCCTTGTCAAGCTCTGAGTTGGCTCAGCATTTGCCCAGGGAGGCCTGGCATGGCCATCAGTAGGAGTTGGGACAGCCAATGTCATTTCCTTCTCTGGTGGCTCTCTCAGAATCTAACTCCCCAAGATAGGAAGGGAACTTGTAATTTCCCTTCTAAGAAAGCAAATTTCTAATTCACCAGCAATAAAAATCAGAGGAGGCTTGGCCCTCAGCCCTTGTatttctctctttcactcttctacCCTCAAGAGTTTGGGGGCAGGGTGGAGAGAGCTGGCAACTACTGTGAGCAAGTCCCCCAGTCCCTGACCAGCCTCCTCCCATGACTGGTGACTGTTTAATGAGCTGTGCATCCCCCACAAAAACAGGAGTGCCCTTCTATGTGGCCTCTAACCCTCTGCACAGCCACTTCTGGATGGTCCTCACCAGCTCTCTGAGCTATATGTGAGGCCACCCTGGCAACCACTGCCCATCCCACTCACTTCTCACTGTACCTGCCCCGGAACCTGGGCCTGGGCCACAGGGGCTGGGAAAAGAGAAGGCATTAGTAGgggggaaataaataaatatatatatatatatatatatatatatatatatatatatatataaaatatattaaaaaacagaCTCAGCTTTGGGATGTCCAAccacaaaataaattatatataaatatatagaaatatatatctCTACCATATGTGATGGAAAgacttttgttttcctttcccaAAGAAATAAAATGGAGAAAGCCTCTTGAATGGCATTCTTGTGGCCTGCTTGTGTCTGCAGGTGTGGGAGGTGAGGCCTGGAGggtgggaaaatggggaagacagAGCTGGAGTAAACATTTCCCAGAGGAGGAGGTACGAGACTAGAGTTGCTCACCGGACCATGCCAGGATGTTGGCCCAAAGCCCAGACTTCTCCACATTACCCAAGAGGAGTCATAGTTCCATGATTTTGCCCAGTGGGGCTTTCTCTTCAGCTAAGACTGTCATTTATAAAGGAATTCAAAGTAGCCTTCAGTTTCTGGACACCAGGCTGCTGGTCAGAAGGTAGGCAATGCAGGTTGCAAGCTGTAGCCTTCAGTCACTTGATCCACCTTACGGTGATTGGTGATGGTTGAGGGAATAGAAATGAAAGCTAAAAGGctaggagtatagctcagtgatagagcactcgcctagcatgcatgaagccctggtgtTTGATTCCCCAACACACATGGTGCACGCACACATAAGTTGAAGGCTGAGAACAGATTTGCAGTTAGTGGCAAAAGGTACCCAAGCATGTGGCATAGCAGTAAGCTATCCTTTTATAATTCCTTCTGTCCTCAGAGAACCCACAATTAATACATCTTGctgagccagatgtggtggcacatacctgtaatcccagcaactcaggaggctgatgcaggaatcataagtctgaggccagcctcagcaacttaacaagatcccatctcaaacaaaacaaaacaaaaaaattttaaaagggctgggaatgtagattggtggtaaagcagccctggtttaatccccatattatttaaaaaaaaaaaaaaagaaaaggaatgcaTTTTGTTATATGTAATACAACCTGACTTACAGGACTTCAATAAgtggtttatttttttctcatcagACAAGAAGTATGGATGTGGGTGGAAGTGGAGGTTCATCCATCATGGTGGACCTACACTTTTCTTCTTCCCACTCTCCAATTCCTCCTTGCCACAAGGTGGCTGCCCAaacccaagctttagttttgcctTCGCAGAACATTGTCAACACCCTTCCCTTTAAATCTTGTTGGCCAGAAATGAATCACATGCTCCTCCCACTTTAAGGGAGACTGGGAAATTGAGTTTTGGCAAAGGCGCATGGGACTGGCACAATTGCCCTGGAGCAATTATGGATCACTCTCTAGGGATGGACTTCCTCTCGTTTTTGGATTCTGCTGGCAAAGCCAGAGTTGTAATCAGCAGCTAACAGTTTTCCTTGGTTTGATCTGTTGAAAGAATGCACCCTAAGCAGTGGTGCCAGTAGTCTGAGTTGCCAAATGTTTACACCTAGGCAAAGCTCGGGAATTGGGATGCCATGCTTGCTCCTCCTTACAAGGTTATGTCTTCTCTACATTTGTTTTGTCTCCCTTGCAAGTTGGTGCCCTGGAGGGAGCATGCTTTCTCAGATCTCTTTCACAGCACTTAAGATGACTGAATCAGTATCTTGGGCACTGACAAGATACAAAGAACCTGATCAGCTGCTCTCAAGTGCCCTCAGGAAGGGCAGACTGGGGCCAAGCCCTCCTGACAAGTAGATGCTTGGTAGAGTTTCTTTCTTGCCTAAGATTTGTGTTCAAATCGATTCAGGTATGAGACCCTTATTAAGGGAAGTGTAAGGTCACCTGGGTTCAAGTTTTAGCTCTTCAACAGCTCGTCTCTCCATCACTAAGTCTTCTCTTGAGAGCACTTTGCAGATACATTTCTATTATAAATGCCCTATTACTCTCATTGTACAGATGAGAAACTAAGAGAGTTTACGTGAATTCCTCAAGGCCATAAAACCCTGAACGAGGTCCTGAGAGTCGAAACTGTGACCATGCTGCTCAATTACTTCCAGAGCGATTCATTCGGGGAAGTAGTTTCCCTCTGCAGGTCTTAGATTCCCTCGTTCTCCTCGTCAAAAAGCTCCAGTGAAAAATGTCCTTGGAAAACGCTGACAGAGGTTTTTGAGCCTCAGCCGCACCCGTCGCTCGCGCAGCAGGCGGAAGTAGCGGGCAGTTGGCCGGAAGTTGGGCTGTGAGGCCGAGAGTTGCCGGAGGAGTAAGTGAGTTGCTGCGGCGGGCGGGCTCCAGAGTCTGGTGTTGCGCTGCCCGCCTTCGCCAGGCTCAGGTGAGTGGTGGCGGTGGCCCGGGAAGATGTCACGGCGGCCGCTCCGTGTGCCTGCGACCGACTTCGCTTTCGGCTGTGCCACCTGCCCTTCAGGTCCGCCCAGGGCTTGCGTCAGTCGAGGCCCTGGTCAGCGCTTCCCGGCCAGTGCGCGGACGACTCTCAGAGGATCTCCTCTGGAGAGAACCTCGGCGACCCTCGCCACTCCGAAGTTCTTTGACCTTGGGCAGGAGACCGCAACCTTGATTCCCCCCTCCCCGGTGAAATGGAGATCCCAACAGTACGTGCCTCCCAGAGCTGTTGTGAGAATGTAGTGAGACATTTTGGCGTGCCTCTCATCCTCACTTGGAGATAGCAGGTTCGGGGTGGGGCCTCAAATTCTGTTTCTAACCAGCTTCCAGCAGACCACGCTTCAGTCAGCCAGGCCTTAGAGTATTTTGCTTAGAACTTGATTGGGGTGGGGTGAGTCTTAAGTAAGTACCAGTTTGATATATGCCTTTTTCCCATTTTAGCAGACAGTTTCTGGCTGTGCAAGCCTAATTCAGAGTAGTATTGTTGtccctccctcttttctctccaggGACAGGAAAtaattgatcttttttttttttttttttttttgtgcttatCATGACAAAGCTTCTCTGACCTGACTGAGCAGGTGCCCATATACCAGGTGCAAACCTTGGGCTTCTCAGGTGGCACTTCATTGCTTACTCAGTGTAGACCGATTGGCAGTGTTTCATCCTGTGGAGATCATAGCTCAATGCTTTAGTATCCACAATAGCTGGTGTTTTTGTGCTCCAGTCATGTTTTCTGCAGTTTGGGCACACTGTTAAGCAGTAACAGCTGGCTTTGCACTTCATAGCCCTGAATGGCCTTGAGCAATCCCGTGAATGATTTACTCCTGCCTGGTGgaccaaaataaaatatgaaaacactGCTGTATCATACAGCTGAGAGAGTGAGTCCTGAATAATGCAGGACTGATATTCGTTTGTctgtgtgttgtttttttttccttctgtttagtgttttttttttccttatctctAACAAGGCCTTGCCATTCATCATGTAAATAAGTCAAGTTTGATATAAAAGAATTTTGAAGTTCCTCAGTTGCCTGACTAAAAAGCATAGGCAAAACATTGCAAATTGGAAAACCAGGTAAGACCAAGCATGCACTAACAGTAATAGGTACTCAGACCATTTACTTGGGAATTttctttcatgactttgtgggtaCTTACTTCTTTTTACATGCCTTGATTTCGTCTTTTCTCTGGTGGACACAAATGTCTGTTccctgttgttatatggagagatttcttttctttctttctttctttcttttttttttttttaaagtccatacataaaactTTTATTCCACTTACATGAGAAGAGATTTTCTAAAAATAGGGTCTTATGAAATTCTTTGAAAGAAGTGACTCTGACAAGATCATCTGCAGCTTTGTCAGACTATCTCTACCCACACCCTTCTTGCCATTCTGATAGAAGAGTAGTGGTATCTTAGAAGGCGGGGGAGGGCTATAAAAGGCAAAAAGATTTCACAGATGATTTGATGTGCTAATGTCTCTCCTATAAGCTCTAGAACTAGAACAAAAAGGAGGGGATGTGTTGCTAGACTGGATTTTGATTTGACTTATCTTAGTGGATGATACTTAACCTTAACCTAGACACCTTCTTCGCACTAACTCTTAACCTTCTTTGTACTAGTAGACCCTTCTCTTGTAGGCCTTGCTCCTGTACGAAAACAGAAGTGCAGAAAAGTCTGGTTCAGTTAATGCCCTGACTAGGAGCTTTTAAAGCTTTGGAGGCTCTCAGCAGTAGGATTCACCTAGAGAAAGTTAATTCTTTGCTTTTTGGTTGCTCAACAAATTATTTGCTGAGACAAAAATGGGGTTGgtggctgggaatgtaactccgTGGTAGAATATGTCCCTAGCATGCGTGaagtcctggattcaattcctatcactaggggaaaaaaatttttttttaaagatgatagTGGTGGCATTGGAGTATTCATTATTTATGGTGATTTTATTGGTACTTAGGAAGATCTTTTCCTTTCTAGGAAAAGAATGAGAATTgatggactgggattgtggctcagcagtatagtgctcacctagcacacgtgaggtgctggctttgatcctcagcaccacataaaaataaataaataaaataaaggtattgtgtctaactacaattaaaaaatatatttaaaaaaaataatgagaactGAGGGGTGAGATCTGGTAAATGGTAAACTGTATATGCTGAGAGTGTCATATATTTAATCTACAGTTAGCTTGGCTGCCTTCTTCTACCTGGCTCCCTTTTTCTAACTTCTCGACCATAGTTTAAAATGAAGCTGTTTGGCCTTTCTCAGACTTGTACCTGGAAGATGGAAAGGTAAGATTCCTCACTCTTGTAAAATCACATCATTCAGGGTGGTTTGGACAGTGCCTTTTGGAAATGTCAGGGTCTAAGGGTCTCTAACAATCCACTCTAATTCAGTATGACTCCTAAAGAAGAGATGAagtgctggggtgtagctcagtggtagagctcttgcctagcatatctgagggactgggttcgattctcaccactacatgtaaataaatgaataaaataaatgtccagcaacatctaaaaaaatatatattttttttttaaaaaaaggagatgGAGCTGCATacagtggcatatacctgtaattccagtgattcgggaggctgaggaaagaggattg
This region of Callospermophilus lateralis isolate mCalLat2 chromosome 3, mCalLat2.hap1, whole genome shotgun sequence genomic DNA includes:
- the Lzts3 gene encoding leucine zipper putative tumor suppressor 3 isoform X3, with protein sequence MAPADRALEGPRLEDPSAPHSFGKCPPGLVMAKLETLPVRADPGRDPLLAFAPRPSELGPPDPRLAMGSVGSGVAHAQEFAMKSVGTRTGGGGNQGSFPGPRGSGSGTSRERPGRYPSEDKALANSLYLNGELRGSDHTDVCGNVVGSSGGSSSSGGSDKAPPQYREPSHPPKLLATSGKLDQCSEPLVRPSAFKPVVPKNFHSMQNLCPPQTNGTPEGRQGPGGLKGGLEKSRTMTPAGGSGGGLSDSGRNSLTSLPTYSSSYSQHLAPLSASTSHINRIGTASYGSGSSGGGSGYQDLGTSDSGRASSKSGSSSSMGRPSHLGSGEGGGGGLPFAACSPPSPSALIQELEERLWEKEQEVAALRRSLEQSEAAVAQVLEERQKAWERELAELRQGCSGKLQQVARRAQRAQQGLQLQVLRLQQDKKQLQEEAARLMRQREELEDKVAACQKEQADFLPRMEKTKWEVCQKAGEISLLKQQLKDSQADVSQKLSEIVGLRSQLREGRASLREKEEQLLSLRDSFGSKQASLELGEGELPATCLKPALTPVDPAEPQEALATCESDEAKMRRQAGVAAAASLVSMDGEVDAGGENGTRALRREVGRLQAELAAERRARERQGASFAEERRVWLEEKEKVIEYQKQLQLSYVEMYQRNQQLERRLRERGAAGGASTPTPQHGEEKKAWTPSRLERIESTEI
- the Lzts3 gene encoding leucine zipper putative tumor suppressor 3 isoform X1, producing the protein MAKLETLPVRADPGRDPLLAFAPRPSELGPPDPRLAMGSVGSGVAHAQEFAMKSVGTRTGGGGNQGSFPGPRGSGSGTSRERPGRYPSEDKALANSLYLNGELRGSDHTDVCGNVVGSSGGSSSSGGSDKAPPQYREPSHPPKLLATSGKLDQCSEPLVRPSAFKPVVPKNFHSMQNLCPPQTNGTPEGRQGPGGLKGGLEKSRTMTPAGGSGGGLSDSGRNSLTSLPTYSSSYSQHLAPLSASTSHINRIGTASYGSGSSGGGSGYQDLGTSDSGRASSKSGSSSSMGRPSHLGSGEGGGGGLPFAACSPPSPSALIQELEERLWEKEQEVAALRRSLEQSEAAVAQVLEERQKAWERELAELRQGCSGKLQQVARRAQRAQQGLQLQVLRLQQDKKQLQEEAARLMRQREELEDKVAACQKEQADFLPRMEKTKWEVCQKAGEISLLKQQLKDSQADVSQKLSEIVGLRSQLREGRASLREKEEQLLSLRDSFGSKQASLELGEGELPATCLKPALTPVDPAEPQEALATCESDEAKMRRQAGVAAAASLVSMDGEVDAGGENGTRALRREVGRLQAELAAERRARERQGASFAEERRVWLEEKEKVIEYQKQLQLSYVEMYQRNQQLERRLRERGAAGGASTPTPQHGEEKKAWTPSRLERIESTEI
- the Lzts3 gene encoding leucine zipper putative tumor suppressor 3 isoform X2 gives rise to the protein MAKLETLPVRADPGRDPLLAFAPRPSELGPPDPRLAMGSVGSGVAHAQEFAMKSVGTRTGGGGNQGSFPGPRGSGSGTSRERPGRYPSEDKALANSLYLNGELRGSDHTDVCGNVVGSSGGSSSSGGSDKAPPQYREPSHPPKLLATSGKLDQCSEPLVRPSAFKPVVPKNFHSMQNLCPPQTNGTPEGRQGPGGLKGGLEKSRTMTPAGGSGGGLSDSGRNSLTSLPTYSSSYSQHLAPLSASTSHINRIGTASYGSGSSGGGSGYQDLGTSDSGRASSKSGSSSSMGRPSHLGSGEGGGGGLPFAACSPPSPSALIQELEERLWEKEQEVAALRRSLEQSEAAVAQVLEERQKAWERELAELRQGCSGKLQQVARRAQRAQQGLQLQVLRLQQDKKQLQEEAARLMRQREELEDKVCQKAGEISLLKQQLKDSQADVSQKLSEIVGLRSQLREGRASLREKEEQLLSLRDSFGSKQASLELGEGELPATCLKPALTPVDPAEPQEALATCESDEAKMRRQAGVAAAASLVSMDGEVDAGGENGTRALRREVGRLQAELAAERRARERQGASFAEERRVWLEEKEKVIEYQKQLQLSYVEMYQRNQQLERRLRERGAAGGASTPTPQHGEEKKAWTPSRLERIESTEI